The Pseudomonas kermanshahensis genome includes a window with the following:
- a CDS encoding PTS fructose-like transporter subunit IIB — protein MNIAIVTACPNGQVSSVLSARLLAAAAQRRGWSTRVEVQDAEHPERQLTAAQLAEADWVLVVSTGPIDLARFVGKRVYQSTPSQALADREGFLDEAAANAQLLADTPDSPAALSGAGVRIVAVTACPTGVAHTFMAAEALQQAAQQQGYQLTVETQGSVGARNPLSAQAIAEADVVLLAADIEVPTARFAGKRIYRCGTGIALKQARATLDKALAEGKVENAADAAAASASGKGEKTGVYKHLLTGVSFMLPMVVAGGLLIALSFVFGIEAYKEPGTLPAALMQIGGEAAFKLMVPLLAGYIAWSIADRPGLAPGMIGGLLASTLGAGFIGGIIAGFLAGYSAKAIARWARLPSSLEALKPILIIPLLASLFTGLVMIYVVGQPVAAMLEGLTQFLDSMGTTNAILLGLVLGGMMCVDLGGPINKAAYAFSVGLLASSSYAPMAATMAAGMVPPIGLGIASFLARRKFAQSEREAGKAALALGLCFISEGAIPFAAKDPLRVIPASVAGGALTGALSMYFGCKLMAPHGGLFVLLIPNAINHALLYLLAIVAGSLLTAVVYAVIKKSEQVELAVAPVKG, from the coding sequence ATGAACATTGCCATTGTCACCGCCTGCCCCAACGGCCAGGTGTCCAGTGTGCTGAGCGCGCGCTTGCTGGCGGCAGCCGCGCAGCGCCGTGGCTGGAGCACCCGTGTCGAGGTGCAGGACGCCGAGCACCCCGAGCGGCAACTGACGGCGGCCCAGCTTGCCGAGGCCGATTGGGTACTGGTAGTAAGCACCGGGCCAATCGACCTGGCCCGCTTCGTCGGCAAGCGCGTGTACCAGAGCACGCCGTCCCAGGCCCTGGCCGACCGTGAGGGGTTCCTCGACGAGGCGGCGGCCAACGCCCAGCTGTTGGCGGATACGCCCGACAGCCCGGCAGCGTTGAGTGGCGCTGGCGTGCGGATTGTCGCGGTCACGGCGTGCCCGACCGGCGTCGCGCACACGTTCATGGCTGCCGAAGCCTTGCAGCAGGCCGCGCAGCAGCAGGGCTATCAACTCACCGTGGAGACCCAGGGCTCGGTGGGGGCACGCAACCCGCTGTCCGCCCAAGCCATCGCCGAAGCCGACGTGGTGCTGCTGGCCGCCGACATCGAAGTGCCCACCGCACGGTTTGCCGGCAAGCGCATTTACCGCTGCGGCACCGGCATCGCCCTCAAGCAGGCACGCGCCACCCTGGACAAGGCCCTGGCTGAAGGCAAGGTCGAGAACGCTGCAGATGCCGCGGCGGCCTCCGCTTCCGGTAAGGGTGAAAAGACCGGCGTGTACAAGCACCTGCTCACCGGGGTGTCGTTCATGCTGCCGATGGTCGTGGCGGGTGGCCTGCTGATCGCCTTGTCGTTCGTGTTCGGCATCGAGGCCTACAAGGAGCCGGGCACCTTGCCGGCAGCGTTGATGCAGATTGGCGGCGAGGCGGCGTTCAAACTGATGGTGCCGCTGTTGGCCGGCTACATCGCCTGGTCGATCGCCGACCGCCCGGGCCTGGCGCCCGGTATGATTGGTGGGTTGCTGGCCAGCACCCTGGGCGCGGGCTTCATCGGCGGCATCATCGCCGGTTTTCTCGCCGGCTACAGCGCCAAGGCCATTGCCCGCTGGGCACGCTTGCCGAGCAGCCTGGAGGCGCTCAAGCCGATCTTGATCATTCCGCTGTTGGCCAGCTTGTTCACGGGCCTGGTGATGATCTACGTGGTTGGCCAGCCGGTGGCGGCCATGCTCGAAGGGCTGACACAGTTCCTCGACAGTATGGGCACCACCAATGCCATCCTGCTGGGGTTGGTACTCGGCGGCATGATGTGTGTCGACCTGGGCGGCCCGATCAACAAGGCCGCCTACGCCTTCTCGGTGGGCCTGCTGGCCTCTTCGAGCTATGCCCCCATGGCGGCGACCATGGCCGCTGGCATGGTGCCGCCCATCGGCCTGGGCATTGCCAGCTTCCTCGCCCGGCGCAAGTTCGCCCAGAGTGAACGCGAGGCGGGCAAGGCCGCGTTGGCACTGGGGCTGTGCTTCATCTCTGAAGGTGCCATCCCGTTTGCCGCCAAGGACCCGCTACGGGTGATCCCGGCGAGTGTCGCCGGTGGTGCCTTGACCGGTGCACTGTCGATGTACTTCGGCTGCAAGCTGATGGCGCCGCACGGTGGCCTGTTCGTGCTGCTGATCCCCAATGCCATCAACCATGCGTTGCTGTACCTGCTGGCGATCGTCGCCGGCAGCTTGCTGACGGCCGTGGTGTATGCGGTGATCAAGAAGAGCGAGCAAGTGGAACTGGCTGTCGCGCCGGTGAAAGGCTAG
- a CDS encoding ferritin-like domain-containing protein — MSNPNKDVIDVLNDLIEYSKDGEKGFKSSADDVKNPELKAFFVQRAGECANAAGELQSEVRRLGGDPETSTSISGDLHRGWVNLKAMVTGKDEEAVLNEVERGEDHALKAYKEAREKLVKLGRTASDQSYTLVEKQLQGVQRNHDQVKALRNAARARS, encoded by the coding sequence ATGAGCAACCCCAACAAAGACGTAATTGATGTGCTCAACGACCTGATCGAATACAGCAAGGATGGCGAAAAAGGCTTCAAGTCGTCGGCTGATGACGTCAAGAACCCAGAGCTGAAAGCCTTCTTCGTGCAGCGCGCCGGTGAGTGCGCCAATGCCGCCGGTGAACTGCAAAGCGAAGTGCGCCGCTTGGGTGGCGATCCTGAGACGTCCACCAGCATCAGCGGCGACCTGCACCGTGGTTGGGTCAACCTCAAGGCGATGGTCACCGGCAAGGATGAAGAGGCCGTGCTGAACGAAGTCGAGCGGGGCGAGGACCATGCCCTGAAAGCCTACAAGGAAGCCCGCGAGAAACTGGTCAAACTGGGCCGTACCGCCAGCGATCAGAGCTACACCCTGGTGGAAAAACAACTGCAAGGCGTGCAACGTAACCACGACCAGGTGAAAGCGCTGCGTAACGCCGCCCGCGCCCGCTCCTAG
- a CDS encoding DUF3820 family protein: MKPETLELLVTRTMPFGKYQGRIIADLPGDYLAWFARKGFPAGELGGLLALMHEVDHNGLMDLLEPLRQKHRR; encoded by the coding sequence ATGAAACCGGAAACCCTCGAACTGCTGGTCACCCGGACCATGCCCTTTGGCAAATACCAAGGCCGGATCATCGCCGACCTGCCGGGCGACTACCTGGCCTGGTTCGCGCGCAAAGGCTTCCCTGCCGGAGAACTGGGCGGGTTATTGGCGTTGATGCATGAAGTCGATCACAACGGGCTGATGGACTTGCTAGAGCCGTTGCGGCAAAAGCATCGGCGCTAA
- the pfkB gene encoding 1-phosphofructokinase, with product MAKILTLTLNPALDITISLDTLCPGHVNRSQAQHSDAAGKGLNVAQVLADLGHSVTVGGFLGQDNLQPFEALIAWRGFADCFVRVPGETRSNIKLVEADGRVTDINGQGPEVDEAARTALLRQLEQIAPGHDAVVVAGSLPRGISPEWFRQLLEQLKAQGLKVALDSSGEALRVGLQSAPWLVKPNTEELGEVLGLAVQTPAQQRAAAERLLASGIEHVVVSAGEHGVSWFACDLALHAQPPTVRVASTVGAGDSLVAGMVDGLLRGEAPAQTLSRATAIAAQAVTQVGFGIRDREQLARLEAGVQLTEQQEGCR from the coding sequence ATGGCCAAGATCCTCACCCTTACCCTGAACCCGGCGCTGGATATCACCATCAGCCTCGATACTTTGTGCCCGGGGCACGTCAACCGTAGCCAGGCCCAGCACAGCGATGCGGCGGGCAAAGGGCTGAACGTTGCCCAGGTCTTGGCCGACCTTGGCCACAGCGTCACCGTGGGCGGCTTTCTTGGGCAGGACAACCTGCAGCCGTTCGAGGCCTTGATCGCCTGGCGTGGTTTTGCCGACTGTTTTGTCCGCGTGCCAGGCGAAACGCGCAGCAACATCAAGCTGGTCGAAGCTGACGGCCGCGTGACCGATATCAACGGCCAGGGGCCAGAAGTCGATGAAGCCGCCCGTACCGCGTTGCTGCGGCAGCTGGAACAGATCGCCCCAGGGCATGACGCGGTAGTGGTGGCCGGCAGCCTGCCACGGGGTATCAGCCCCGAATGGTTCCGCCAGTTGCTCGAGCAACTCAAAGCTCAGGGCCTCAAGGTCGCCCTCGACAGCAGCGGCGAAGCCTTGCGCGTCGGCCTGCAAAGCGCGCCTTGGCTGGTCAAGCCCAACACCGAGGAATTGGGCGAGGTGCTGGGCCTGGCCGTACAAACCCCAGCACAGCAACGCGCGGCTGCCGAGCGGCTGCTGGCCAGCGGCATCGAGCATGTGGTGGTGTCGGCCGGCGAGCACGGCGTCAGCTGGTTCGCCTGCGACCTCGCCCTGCATGCCCAGCCGCCCACGGTGCGGGTGGCCAGCACCGTGGGCGCGGGGGATTCGCTGGTGGCTGGCATGGTCGATGGCCTGTTGCGTGGCGAGGCGCCCGCGCAGACCTTGAGCCGTGCTACCGCCATTGCCGCCCAGGCCGTGACCCAGGTCGGCTTTGGCATACGTGACCGCGAGCAACTGGCACGCCTTGAAGCCGGCGTGCAACTGACAGAACAACAAGAGGGTTGCCGATGA